The sequence agcataacaatgattgtaaggatggtgcaggaccgggcagtgtttccttctgttgtgcatagggccactatgagccagaacagactcgacggaacctaacagcaacaataacaaaaaagtattttaaatcctttttttttaatattaagtctttgatccagtgtgtattttacatttatatcACATCTCAATTTGGAATCACCATATTTCAAGTGCTGAATGTTATGGGATTCCTAGTTACTGTGTTGAATAGTGCAGTTCTAGACCTCTGTTTCCTCAActctaaaatggaaatgatagcATTTTCTCTGTCTTTCACTCTTCTAAATTCTTTACATAGTTATCGAATTTAATTATAAGGGCAAACCTATGAAAAAGGTAATATTATTATTCCCAGCTTTGGTTGAGAAAACTGAGAGGAATGAAGATTAACTATCTTGCCCAAGGACTCAGTACTTAAGAGTGCTGGAGGCAGCTTTCCAACTCAGAAAGTCTGGCTGTATAAGCACACTAGTTGTGCTTTATTGCTTTTTAAAGTAAAAGACATGGCTCTTAAAGAATTCTAACAATCAAGTTAGATAACACAAATACTGCAATTCTGAGAATTAAATCAAATAATGCTAAAATTCCTAGAATAGAGtaaatgcaaaaaaattaaaaaaaaaaaaacagtgacatTATGTTATAAAAATAGGGGTTCTGATTTCAAGCAGCTTAAAGGATTATAAACCTTGTAGAAAACTATTTAACTTATAAATGATTGTTTTTACGAGCACATAAAGTCCTCTGAATACTTAAGCCATGGGGTTAAAAAAATGGAGAGATGATTTGTAGTTGAAATAAGGTGAAGTTTTAggttaaaaacaaatcaaaagccCTAGTGGCAAactggttgagcacttggctgctaaccaaaaggtcagccgcttgaagccaccagctgctccaagggagaaaggtgtggcagtctgcttccataattctactctgtcctccagggttgctatgagaagaaatgaagtcctcatacatgctacaacattcaTGAACCTTGAaagccttatgctgagtgaagtaagtcaatcacaaaaggacaaatactgtatgttcTCACTCATATTAAATAGCCAGAATAGGCAATGTATAGataccaaagtttattagagGTACGGAGAGGGGtgtagggagggagggggaaaggtggAGTCATCGTCTAGGAAGCAacgagtttctgtttatggtgatgctAATTttgcaatggatattggtgatgagTGGGCAAtgtaattaacaaaattgacgTCACTAAATTTTACtcaagaaaaatgttaaattgacAAATGGTGTATGTATTCTTACagccataaagaaacaaaaacaaatactaaCCTACTTTATATAGGATGTATCTGCAAATGTTCGAAAAAAAGTTGAGTGCCACTTGGAGAGGAAGCAAAATACCGGAGGTTTCTGGCCCTCTCTGTCTAATTATTATTTCCTGGAATCCCTAGAtgaaagaattatttttattaacttgcACTTGTAACAACATACAAATTTTGTGGGGTGGGAAAGTTTGCTGTGCATACACTGCCCAAAAGTCTTCCCTCATGCTCCCTAGAGGCACCAGCTGCAGATGTTACATCACTCGCTCTCAGAAGCCCGCAGGACCCTAGATTTACTCCAATGGCTATAACCCTTCTTTAATCTGCATAAATCTCCAACCCTTTGTAAACTCAGTGTCGTTGTGACAAAAGAAAGAATAGGATCATCTCTCAAgattggcaaaaaaaaatctctattgtGAGTAACAGCTGTTTCCTATTAATTTCCTGAAATTTAAGTGTACGAATGGTAAGCATGGCTGAGAAATGACTCCTACCAATGGCCTATGTAATAACTAGAGATTAGTTTAACAAGCCACATGAGTGACTTGTGATTTATTTTACCAGGTTCGAGATGTGAACAgtgaaatgttttcctttttcctgctTTATAGGTTCGGACTACATTATTATACCTTCACAAGCCAAGAACAACTTTGCTCTGATATCTGTAATGAGAAGCACTGAGGTAGAGAGTGATGGTGGTGTTGTGAATATGAATACTGTTTCCTGTGATGGACCAGGGGTCTGATTACAAGGTAGCTTCATATGCATTCATAAAGTAATCTAGCCTCTGTTTCAGAGCAAATTAAGTACTGGTCTCATATCCAACGAGATATCGCGATAATTTAATGGTTCTTGGAGTAGCAGTCACTTCAGACTTTTCACTAAGGCAGTGGAAGATACATATGCATTTAATCAACCGTTACATGCAATATTCCTTGAGAATTTTCTCTTTATCGATCCATGTCCTTTCAGTCTGATTCTAAAATCAGTAACTCCACCTTCCTCCTCACGGGTTTCCCTGGCCTGGAACAGGAATATCCCTGGATATCCATTCCATTCTCCTCTATCAATGCTATAGTGCTCTCAGGGAACTGCCTGGTGCTCCATGTGATCCGGACTGAGCCAAGCCTGCATGAGCCCATGTTCTACTTCTTGGCCATGCTGGCCCTGACTGATCTATGCATGGGACTGTCCACAGTGCACACAGTGCTGGGGATCCTGTGGGGACTCAGCCAGGAGATTGGGTTGGATACTTGCATTGCCCAAACCTTCTTTGTTCATGGTCTCTCATGCATGGAATCGGGAGTCCTTCTTGTCATGGCCTTTGATCGCTTTACTGCAATTTGCAATCTTCTGAGATATACATCCATCCTCACCAATACCAGAATCATCAAAATTGGCGTGGCCATTTTAGTGAGGAGTTTCCTGTTCATTACTGCTCCCATCGTCCGGCTGAAGTTCTTCCATTATTGCCGTCCCCAcattctctctcactctttctgcCTACACCAAGACTTACTCCGGCTGGCTTGCTCCGACATTCGATTCAACAGCTTCTATGCCTTAGCCTTGGTAATCTGTACACTATTTTTGGATTCTGTGTTTATCCTCATCTCCTACATCTTGATCCTGAACTCAGTCTTGTCTATTGCATCCCAGAAGGAGCAGCTCAAGTCTTTGCAGACCTGTGTCTCTCACATCTGTGCAGTCCTGGTTTTCTACATCCCAGTGATTGGACTGACCATGGTACACCGCTTTGGGAAGCACCTCTCTCCTATTATCCATGTCCTCATGGGCAACATCTATATCCTTTTCCCACCCTTGATGAACCCCATCATCTACAGTGTCAAGACTCAGCAAATCCATAGCAGGATTCAGAGATGGTTTATTCTGAAAAAGAACTGAGTACTAGAGGTTAATGTGCTTTAGGGAAAGAAGGTAGTAGTTGTAAGAAGAATGACTTAATATATAAACAATTCATAACAGTAATAATTGATTTTTATGTAGTACTTTACAGGTTAAAGGCAAATCTATAATCATTTTCTAATTTAGTTCTCCAAAGACACAGGAACAGGCAGAGAAAGTGTTACTGACCTTACTTCCTTATTTTAAAACTATGGATAATGTTAACTAAGGTGAATTATGTTCAATAATGTGCCAGTGAACACCTGTTTAGGAAGTTATTAATTTGTAGTACATCCATGTTTTCTGAATCCTAGAGTAggatatgattttatttttgcaaGTAACTGTTCTATGTGGgcatttattattattcatgATATAAGCAGCTTATACATTTTCTTACTATGTGTCACAAATTAACATTATTGGGGttattcttctctcttctacATATCATTGAGGAAAAGCATCCCCCAAGCCCACTCTGTTCCATCTAATAGAATATCTGATGTTGGTTCCTTAGACTATATAGCTTAATACAAAAGATTTGGTGAACTCTAACTGAATCTCTCCATATCCAACTTCTTTACCCTGAATATGCACAGAGTTGTACACTGTAGTGAATGCAGAATGATTTAAAATACTCACGAAGGCTGtaaattgaattttattttggTGTCAGCATACACAAAATTTTGAAATCAGCATGTTCAACCCATTTTGAACCTATGTTCAACCTATTTTCCAGGATAGATGCTGAGGTACTGAGATATGAAGTAAAATATTACTAGTTAAGCTGGGGATAGGATTGTGGTTTTCAGAATGTTTTGGACATATTTTCTAAGTCTCATCCTTTCTGAAAATAAGGGAATTCAACTCCATGATCAAATCCGAGTGTAAATTTCTTTGCTTCTTGCTTTTTCAACAAATACTGATAGATACACAATCCCCACAATCCccccatttgaaaaaaaaaaaaatttaaagccatGGTATCAgccttaattttttattttgttgtttgttttctttctgtatatTGTCATTTAACCCtagctatacaaaaaaaaatttttttttctttttcttatgcaaaaaaaaaagtgtacaataaaaatataagttTTATTATACACTAGCCTTGATTGGGGCAGCAGAGGTATCACAGAGCCTAAATGCAGTTAAACTATGTAGGAGGGAAAAGCAAAGTGTCAAACATTTACCTTCAAGAGTATAAAATCCCACCAACAATACTCTaaagatttgaaaatatttttactaaGAAATCAACTTTGAAAattaatgtttgatttttttttagtttgtctttTAGTAAATTCATCCTGAAAATATTCCTAAAAACatggttttttttatttgatttaaagACCCAAAGTGATTTTATGTTTGTAACTCTTGCCTTTCAAAACCATTATCACTCATCCACAACACATATCTTCACAGCTTAATCTACTTAAACAGCTCTGCCTTTGTCTGATTACAGGTAGCCCCcgatttacaacatatttgagttatgacaaacCGCACTTAAACAATcatctgtttttttgtgtgtgtacatattatatatgtactacatacagtccTGCAACATGtactttgctgatgttatcattctgagGTGTTCACTCACAGTtattcaaagatcagatttataaaaatctgataataaaaggcaataataatggaaaataaaaaaaaaaaaagaagtattcgacttagaaccaacttatgacagaatcattggaacagaaccccgTCGTAAGTTAGGGACTACTTGTACTTTgctttaactgatttttttctattcagCTCCCTGGAAGGGAACTGCTTTATTCCAGAATGCTTCTCTTTCCCACCATTCCTATCTCTCTTCCTGTAGCAAAGTTCCTAAAGATCCTACTTGCAAATTGTTGTTAACCTGTTCCAgttacagtagagtagagaagtACACCATGTATCCCTCCTACTTCTTAGGCCTACTGAAGTTCACATGGGAATTTGAGAAACAGGTGGGAGGGAACTTTTACATTCAATGATGATATCGATTACTGATTGTAATACAAATTATCCCTATCATACACATTGA comes from Elephas maximus indicus isolate mEleMax1 chromosome 7, mEleMax1 primary haplotype, whole genome shotgun sequence and encodes:
- the LOC126079998 gene encoding olfactory receptor 51V1-like — encoded protein: MSFQSDSKISNSTFLLTGFPGLEQEYPWISIPFSSINAIVLSGNCLVLHVIRTEPSLHEPMFYFLAMLALTDLCMGLSTVHTVLGILWGLSQEIGLDTCIAQTFFVHGLSCMESGVLLVMAFDRFTAICNLLRYTSILTNTRIIKIGVAILVRSFLFITAPIVRLKFFHYCRPHILSHSFCLHQDLLRLACSDIRFNSFYALALVICTLFLDSVFILISYILILNSVLSIASQKEQLKSLQTCVSHICAVLVFYIPVIGLTMVHRFGKHLSPIIHVLMGNIYILFPPLMNPIIYSVKTQQIHSRIQRWFILKKN